Proteins from a genomic interval of Danio rerio strain Tuebingen ecotype United States chromosome 4, GRCz12tu, whole genome shotgun sequence:
- the si:ch211-161m3.7 gene encoding cytolytic toxin-alpha isoform X2, with the protein MASDSIEMAALGRSMFPGMLYDCRKDSFIPGVTLWDRKSMNDNLDTHPQPRTDLKFSSSDSISDKCNLMDINASLKASFLGGLIEVGGSARYLRDTKSTNQQSRVTMNYSETTRFDQLIISQLQNITYPQVFEQKTATHVITAVLYGAQAFMVFDRTLSTNDNTQEIEGELNVMIKKIPFFSIEGKGSVKMTDSDKDKAEKISCTFHGDFHLAQNPTSYMEALDTYQKLPTLLKENSQNAVPIKVWLYPLCLLNNNVAKLEREIPSSLISNTVEIIENLNEFYRVSSDLSKNTLTNDFSDIQERLSLFQESVGIYKMVFQKAVARVLPDIRGGVKEEESLADILKIHHDSPFNAGKLNQWLKDAKSELHLLSSYIEMLDGIKLEDSDGFSTILLDPDIDVVVCLIITSLSYEDPDLKKQEEFLKSDQFKKLDGADGYETDVEPVRKWFNNPDAIRQMRQSLTQFRSFSEANKDDKRMRFIVSAISDHSNPVTSIYLYEKGELKNTKFQLPSKPPPPIVKDVQDMTVSLKLQKPSTGEKVKYRVEYKESNADSAAEENWHVRNTSDEDFTLTGLEPEKSYLIRYRTVGEVGVSEASDTVSTILSSANSVTVGGNDGTEFNFITSSGSISLKEISITYSEMSLNSIQVTFSGGHKVKIGNEIGPKVKDCMLDNSEKIVAAKLWPDVNKNTLRGLEFDFDGGKKFSWKCKELGDAVSLDVKSGTCYGITGRCDNREIIALGLYFI; encoded by the exons GTGTTACTCTGTGGGACAGGAAATCAATGAATGACAATTTGGACACCCATCCACAGCCCAGGACCGATTTGAAGTTCAGCAGCTCTGATTCCATCTCTGACAAGTGTAATCTAATGGATATAAATGCTTCCCTGAAAGCCAGCTTCTTGGGGGGGCTTATTGAGGTGGGAGGATCTGCCAGATACCTGCGTGACACCAAATCCACAAACCAACAGTCAagagtaacaatgaattacagcGAAACAACCAGATTTGACCAGCTGATCATCAGTCAGCTGCAGAATATCACCTACCCTCAAGTGTTTGAGCAAAAGACTGCAACTCATGTGATCACGGCTGTACTGTACGGAGCCCAGGCATTCATGGTGTTCGACAGGACATTATCAACAAATGATAATACCCAGGAGATTGAGGGAGAATTAAATGTAATGATCAAAAAGATCCCCTTTTTTTCCATTGAGGGAAAAGGATCTGTAAAAATGACAGACAGTGACAAGGACAAAGCCGAGAAGATATCCTGCACTTTTCATGGGGACTTCCATCTTGCGCAAAACCCCACCTCATACATGGAGGCCCTGGATACATACCAGAAGCTGCCCACACTACTGAAGGAGAATTCTCAGAATGCAGTTCCAATAAAAGTCTGGCTGTATCCCCTTTGCTTACTAAATAATAATGTAGCCAAGCTGGAGAGAGAAATCCCCTCAAGTCTGATTTCCAACACTGTAGAAATAATTGAGAATCTGAATGAATTCTACAGGGTTTCCAGTGACCTGTCCAAAAATACACTCACAAATGATTTCAGTGACATCCAAGAGAGACTTAGCTTGTTTCAGGAGTCAGTTGGCATCTACAAGATGGTGTTCCAGAAAGCAGTGGCCAGGGTATTGCCTGATATTCGAGGGGGGGTAAAGGAGGAGGAATCCCTTGCAGATATCCTGAAGATCCACCATGACTCCCCTTTTAATGCAGGCAAGCTAAACCAGTGGTTAAAGGATGCAAAATCTGAACTTCACCTTCTGAGTTCATATATAGAGATGCTTGATGGGATCAAACTTGAAGATTCAGATGGTTTCAGCACCATCCTTCTTGATCCTGATATTGACGTTGTGGTGTGCTTGATCATCACATCTTTGAGCTATGAAGACCCTGATCTCAAAAAACAGGAGGAGTTTCTGAAATCAGACCAGTTTAAAAAGCTAGATGGAGCAGACGGTTATGAAACAGATGTGGAACCTGTCAGAAAGTGGTTTAACAATCCTGATGCCATCAGACAGATGAGACAGAGCTTAACTCAATTCAGGAGTTTTTCAGAGGCTAATAAAGATGATAAGAGAATGCGCTTCATTGTTTCTGCTATCTCAGATCACTCCAATCCAGTCACTTCCATCTATCTGTATGAAAAAGGAGAACTGAAAAACACAAAGTTCCAGTTGCCATCCAAACCGCCTCCACCAATAGTGAAGGATGTCCAGGACATGACTGTGTCCCTGAAACTGCAGAAGCCTTCGACTGGAGAAAAAGTGAAGTACAGAGTCGAGTACAAGGAGTCAAACGCTGATTCTGCTGCTGAAGAAAATTGGCATGTCAGAAACACATCTGATGAAGACTTTACTCTGACTGGATTGGAGCCTGAAAAGTCGTACTTGATCCGCTACAGGACAGTGGGTGAAGTGGGAGTGAGTGAAGCCAGTGACACTGTCAGCACAATACTATCTTCAG CTAATTCTGTGACTGTTGGTGGGAACGACGGAACAGAGTTCAACTTTATAACATCTTCTGGGAGCATTTCCTTGAAGGAAATCAGCATCACTTACTCTGAG ATGTCTCTGAACTCCATCCAAGTGACTTTCAGCGGGGGCCACAAGGTGAAAATCGGAAACGAGATTGGACCAAAAGTAAAAGACTGCATGCTTGACAACAGTGAAAAAATTGTTGCTGCAAAATTGTGGCCAGATGTGAATAAAAACACACTTAGGGGTTTGGAATTTGATTTTGATGGAGGGAAAAAGTTTTCTTGGAAATGTAAGGAACTGGGTGATGCTGTGAGTCTGGATGTGAAGTCAGGAACATGTTATGGTATTACAGGCCGATGTGACAACAGGGAAATTATTGCACTGGGTCTCTACTTCATTTAG